The following nucleotide sequence is from Aneurinibacillus soli.
GGGGAACGGAACGCCTGTACGCGACTCCCCAGCGGAAGGGGTCAGGCGAACGGGCTTTTGCCCACAACGCTTCGATGCACATACATCGTAGGCATGTTTTGTGGGCGAGTTTGCCTGGCACCTGGAGCGGACGGTCCCAACTTCCCTGTAAGCGTACCGAAGTGACGAGGCCCCGCCCGATCTCGCTCCTCTACCACACTTTGGAGAAACCCTCCACCAAGAAGAGGGGGCCTTATTAATAGTCTCTAAACGAACTATGCTCATTCAATAACGAAGCAGTAGCTGCGACTTTTTCAACCATCAGATGAAATTCTTCTGCACTTGTTGAATGTTGGCCGGTTTGAGATGTAATGTCTCGAATAGAAAGCGTGATTTCTTCAATTCCTTGCTGCATACGATTTAGCTGAGTTTGGATTTCTTCTGTAGCTTCTTTACTGCTAACCGCCATTTTTTTAATCTCATCGGCAACAATTGAAAATCCTCTTCCGTATTGCCCGGAACGAGCTGCTTCAATCGCGGCGTTCAGACCAAGTATCTGTGTTCGTGAAGCCATGTTTTTCACATAGTTCAGGATCGTCTCGACATTTTTTATGTCACTATTCAATACTTCTGATTCCCCGGATAGAGCCTGTAAGCGCTTTGCTGTGCGATCTGAAGATTCCGTAATTTCTTCGGAAGAGGAAATCATTTCTTGAACAAGGGCATTTAATTCGTGTGCGCCTTTGCGCAACACATCGAGCTTCTGATTCGAGGTGACAGCAGCGAGCACCCCTACCATTTCTCCCCGCTCTATAATTGGAGTTGCTGTTGAAATATACGCAACGCCTAAATGTTCAGATCCGACTTCGTTCCGTGTTTTCTTTCCCGTTTGCAACACTTGATACGTTACCGAGTTTTTATATTTCGTCATACTTTCCCCGACCGTTAGCTTTAAGTCAATATTTTTACCGGGCATATAAGAGGTAATGATTTCTCGATCCGTTAAAATCAAACAAGTATCTTCTGGATATGTATCTTGAAATATTTTTAAAGATTCAGCTATTTCCAGTAGTTTTTTTGACATTGTATATTCATCCTTTGTATGAAATTATATTTATTCCGTATTTATAACGGATTATAAAAAAGAAAAAATATATAGTAAAACCGAATCATTCAGAAAATTTATTAAATATCTTGACGTATAACGACTCCAATCATTATACTTTAAACATATTACACGTTAAAATAACGTTATATAATTAAAACATTACAATCCTGGGTGTTTAAATCTGGATTATTCGGAATCATTAGTAATATTTTACGTTGGAAACGTTATCATGTCTAGTATGATGGAAAAATGGGTGGTGATGAACTTTGAAACAGATACCGGATGAAAAGAGTCTACATCTTCAACATTACAAACAAATTTGTGAAAAATTAGCGGATGATCCGTTTGCTCGATTCCTTGGTATTCGTTTAGTAGATTTGGGGCCGGGAACCGCTACCGCAGAAGTGGAAGTGGACGGACGACTATTGAATGCTCACGGTACTACGCATGGGGCGGTTATTTTTGCGCTTGCAGATGTTGTGTTCGCGGCTGCTAGCAATTCCTACGGGAAAGTGTCTGTAGCACTTTCGATGAATATTGGTTTTCTTGCTGCAAGCGGATTTGGTGCTCGTCTCCGAGCAACGGCTATAGAAGAAAAGAAGGGAAACCGTACAGCTTGGTATCGAATTACAGTCGAGAGTGATACGGAAGTGGTCGCACTGCTGGATGCTCTGGCTTATCGGAAAAGCGAGTACATTATTCCTATTGAAGAATAGAGATATCCAAGGAGGAACACAACATGATCTTTAACAATGAAATGGAAACGATATCAAGAGATAAAATGGAAGAAATTCAGCTGGAGAGACTGAAGAAAACGATTGCACATGCCTACGAGAATGTGTCATTCCATCAAGAAAGCTTTGCGAAGGCAGGAATTAAACCGGAAGATATTCAATCATTAGACGATCTGGAAAAAGTTCCATTCATGAAGAAAACAGACTTGCGAGAGAACTATCCATTTAACTTGTTTGCGGTTGATATGAGCGAAGTTGTTCGCATTCACGGTTCTTCCGGTACAAAGGGAAAACCAACGGTAGTAGGCTATACAAAACAGGATGTTGAGAATTGGGCTGAAATCGTTGCCCGCGCGATCTGCTGTGCCGGCGGTAAACCAGGAGATATATTCCATAACGCATATGGATATGGTCTGTTTACGGGAGGTATTGGCCTTCATTATGGAGTTGAACGTTTAGGGGCAGCGGTTGTTCCGATTTCTGGTGGGAATACTCCACGTCAAATCACACTCATTGAGGATTTCAACCCACGTGGAATTGCCGCAACACCGTCCTACGTTTTGAATATCGTAGAAGAAATGAAAAAGATGGGCCTCGACCCTCGTGAAACAAGTCTGGAGTACGGCATTTTCGGAGCAGAGCCATGGTCTGAGGAGATGCGTGCTCAACTGGAAGAAGAACTTGGAATTAAAGCGGTTGATATTTACGGCTTAAGCGAAGTGATGGGACCGGGCGTTTCAATTGAATGTTATGAAGCACAGGATGGCCTGCATATCGCAGAGGATCATTTCCTTGCTGAAATCATTGATCCAGAAACAGGGGAAGTGCTTCCGTATGGCATGGAGGGCGAGCTGGTCTTCACTTCTTTGACAAAAGAAGCGTTTCCGGTCATTCGCTATCGTACAGGAGACATTGCATCATTAAATCCAGAAAAGTGCAAATGCGGACGTACAAGCTTAAGAATGTCCCGGATCAAAGGTCGGGTTGATGATATGTTAATTATTCGCGGAGTCAACGTATTCCCGACAGAGATTGAATCGGTTCTATTGAGCTTCAAACAGCTGGCTCCGTATTATCAGGTTGTCATTGAACGGGATGGGTCACTGGACCGCTTTGAAGTGCATTGCGAGGTAACGTCAGCGTTTATGAGTGAAGTGGGTCAACTTGAAGGAAGTACAGAAGTGGCGAAACTCATGAAAGCGATTGGTCATGATATGAAGAATGCTCTTGGTGTAAGCGTTGTCTTACGTATGAATCAGCCGAATTCGATTCCGCGCAGTGAAGGAAAAGCAATCCGTATTGTGGATAACCGCAATAAGGTTATGGCGTAAGGGGGAGCAAGTATGGCAACGGAACAGGTAGGTGTCATAGGCGCAGGAACGATGGGAGCGGGGATTGCTCTTGTCTGCACTCGCAATGAATACCCGGTTATGTTACTCGATGCAAACCAGGCGGTGTTAGATAAGGCGCGTTCCTATATAGAAGCGGCTCTCGAGAAGGATGTACAAAAAGGAAAGATAAGCGAACAGCAGAAAGAGGAAAGTTATCAGCGTGTTCGTTTTGTATCCGATATGCAGGAGTTGGCTTCCTGTACCATCGTGATTGAAGCAGTGCCAGAGCGACTGGAGCTGAAAAAGTCTATTTTCTCTTCGCTTACAGAGATTTGTGCTTCGGATGCATTGTTACTCACAAATACGTCTTCCATTTCGATCACGGAAATTGCCGGGGGACTCTTGAACCCGGAACGCATTCTTGGTTTTCATTTCTTTAATCCGGCTCCGGTTATGCCGTTAATTGAAGTTATTCACGGTAAAAAATCGAGTCAGGAAAACGTAGAGAAGGCGTACCAATTCGCCTGCGATCTCGGTAAAATTCCGGTTCTTGTAGCCGATACACCGGGATTTATCGTGAATCGAATTGCGCGTCCTTATTATAATGAAGCATTGCGTATTATGGGAGATCGGGTAGCTCAACCGGAGCAAATCGATGAGATTATGAAGCGGGCAGGAGGATTTAAAATGGGTCCTTTTGAGCTGCAAGATTTGATCGGCATTGATATTAACTTTGCGACGACAGAATCGGTCTATTCGAATTTCTTCCACGAGGGACGCTTCAAGCCAAGCCGTATCCAGCAACGTATGGTACAGGCAGGTAATCTGGGGAGAAAGACGGGGGAAGGTTTCTATGACTACAACAAATAGAATCGTTTTAGTGACCGGAGCGAGTCCTCTACATCAGGAACTGAAGCACGTAGCGGAAAGTAACGGTTATCACGTAATCGATATGGACCAGCTAGCCGAATATAAGGATCAGATTGAATTGGCGATTGAAGTGAACAGTCTCAATCAGGAAGCAAAAAAGGCAACGATTCAGGAGTTAGATGGAGTTCTGGCAGCGCATGTTCCGATTGTAGCGACATCACTTTCGGTTACCGCAACCGAAATCGCTTCATGGGCAACCATTCCAGACAGAGTGTGTGGATTTGGCACGTTCGTTCCGTTAGTAGAGAGAGAGTTGATTGAAGTAGCACCAGCTCTGCAAACAACCGCTCATACGCTAGAACAGGTGAAAGCGTTTATGCAATCAGTAGGTAAAGATACAGCGGTAGTAGATGATGAAGTGGGTCTCGTATTCCCACGCATTTTATCGCTCATTATTAATGAAGCAGTATTTACGCTCCACGAAGGCACGGCTACGCGTGAGGATATTGATATCGCGATGAAGAAAGGAACGAACTATCCGTATGGTCCACTGGAGTGGGCAGACCGGATCGGCCTGGATGAAGTATATGCGGTTATTCGCGGTCTTCATCACGACCTTGCAGAAGAACGGTATCGCCCGGCTCCACTTCTCCGTAAGCTGGTGCTTGCCGGACGGGTA
It contains:
- a CDS encoding methyl-accepting chemotaxis protein; its protein translation is MSKKLLEIAESLKIFQDTYPEDTCLILTDREIITSYMPGKNIDLKLTVGESMTKYKNSVTYQVLQTGKKTRNEVGSEHLGVAYISTATPIIERGEMVGVLAAVTSNQKLDVLRKGAHELNALVQEMISSSEEITESSDRTAKRLQALSGESEVLNSDIKNVETILNYVKNMASRTQILGLNAAIEAARSGQYGRGFSIVADEIKKMAVSSKEATEEIQTQLNRMQQGIEEITLSIRDITSQTGQHSTSAEEFHLMVEKVAATASLLNEHSSFRDY
- a CDS encoding PaaI family thioesterase; amino-acid sequence: MKQIPDEKSLHLQHYKQICEKLADDPFARFLGIRLVDLGPGTATAEVEVDGRLLNAHGTTHGAVIFALADVVFAAASNSYGKVSVALSMNIGFLAASGFGARLRATAIEEKKGNRTAWYRITVESDTEVVALLDALAYRKSEYIIPIEE
- a CDS encoding phenylacetate--CoA ligase family protein, which codes for MIFNNEMETISRDKMEEIQLERLKKTIAHAYENVSFHQESFAKAGIKPEDIQSLDDLEKVPFMKKTDLRENYPFNLFAVDMSEVVRIHGSSGTKGKPTVVGYTKQDVENWAEIVARAICCAGGKPGDIFHNAYGYGLFTGGIGLHYGVERLGAAVVPISGGNTPRQITLIEDFNPRGIAATPSYVLNIVEEMKKMGLDPRETSLEYGIFGAEPWSEEMRAQLEEELGIKAVDIYGLSEVMGPGVSIECYEAQDGLHIAEDHFLAEIIDPETGEVLPYGMEGELVFTSLTKEAFPVIRYRTGDIASLNPEKCKCGRTSLRMSRIKGRVDDMLIIRGVNVFPTEIESVLLSFKQLAPYYQVVIERDGSLDRFEVHCEVTSAFMSEVGQLEGSTEVAKLMKAIGHDMKNALGVSVVLRMNQPNSIPRSEGKAIRIVDNRNKVMA
- a CDS encoding 3-hydroxyacyl-CoA dehydrogenase family protein, whose translation is MATEQVGVIGAGTMGAGIALVCTRNEYPVMLLDANQAVLDKARSYIEAALEKDVQKGKISEQQKEESYQRVRFVSDMQELASCTIVIEAVPERLELKKSIFSSLTEICASDALLLTNTSSISITEIAGGLLNPERILGFHFFNPAPVMPLIEVIHGKKSSQENVEKAYQFACDLGKIPVLVADTPGFIVNRIARPYYNEALRIMGDRVAQPEQIDEIMKRAGGFKMGPFELQDLIGIDINFATTESVYSNFFHEGRFKPSRIQQRMVQAGNLGRKTGEGFYDYNK
- a CDS encoding 3-hydroxyacyl-CoA dehydrogenase family protein produces the protein MTTTNRIVLVTGASPLHQELKHVAESNGYHVIDMDQLAEYKDQIELAIEVNSLNQEAKKATIQELDGVLAAHVPIVATSLSVTATEIASWATIPDRVCGFGTFVPLVERELIEVAPALQTTAHTLEQVKAFMQSVGKDTAVVDDEVGLVFPRILSLIINEAVFTLHEGTATREDIDIAMKKGTNYPYGPLEWADRIGLDEVYAVIRGLHHDLAEERYRPAPLLRKLVLAGRVGQRSGQGFYTYEEQKVGQR